TATATTACAAGGTTTATCACAAATTTATTCTCAATTAAATTTTCATACAGAAATAATTTGCTATGGGAATAGTATCTAATCTATATAGAAccagacaaaaataaaaccaaatacaaaTTCTTTACTTTGTTACCTAGAAGCCTTTGCAGCAAAATCTCTCATGGTAGAATGCAGCTCATCATAATCTGGCCCTATCTGACTCTTCACCCTTTCAATGAAATCTTGGATAGGCTGAGACATGCTGTAACCCCCAGCTATAGGCTGCTCAAATTCACAGGCAGCAAGCAAGTCTGCGATGGTAATGTGGTCGCTCGCAATGAATGGCTTTGATCCTAGGAAGTAATTCTTGAAATCTCTCTCAACTCGGCCTAGTTCCTTTTTGTGTTCATTGACCACTTTCATATCTGGTTCACTCTTCTTCAGTGCTGGCAACAGAATCTGCAAGAAGATGGTATTTGAGTTTTTggatttataacaatgataagataacAGGTAAAATatcaaatgcaaaacaaaaaccacacactttATGCAGGTGCATACTGAAGAGAAAACAATTCCTGGTAGAAATAATTCACTAGATAATTCAAACAGTatgaaacaatagtaaataccaAAGTCCACTCCTTATATCCAAGAAAAGTGTCTAGAATGTTCTGATTCATCATCTCTCttgtgaaaaagaaataatgtagtgtttacatatactttatattttaaaacactttttttcattacattttttactGAATTCTACTGCCTGCAATGCcaccattattttttaataaagggaACTTGGTGAATTAGAGTACCCCAGAACCTAGGGTGAGTAGCCACTTTTTAGAAGAAATATTGAGCAACGAACAACAGAATCATGCATTtgcctctctttccattctctttcaggatttgggattttttgttatatacagcaacaaaaaatttatttcctaATATAGTGCTACACATAATAGTGTAAAATTTAAGTTAAGTGAATAACATTTAGAATGAAATGTAGGAATCTAGCATTTCAAACATCTACACTAAAGGAGTTCATGGTAATCCTTTACAAGGCAAAAAGTACTGTTAGTACCTTATTTCTGAAGAATCCCATGCCATGAGCTCTAGTGTTAAGATGCTGCCAGTCCAAGTATTCGTCAACCTTGCATCGGACTTCAAGATCTTGAGGGTACCATTTCCCAGTCGAGTCATATTTATTTGCAATGAATCTCAAGGCTGCACagctgaaataaaaagaagaaaattaatgataGCAAATATGACTAACATGATTGTGTGgtaaaacatgaaaattaaaatctGTACTTATAAAGACCAAATAAACGTAACAGTAAattaacaaatagatatatttacaaaagTATTAAAAAACCAAGGATACAAAAATAAGGGTAACTGATTTTTAAATGGCAATTTGCATATTTTACCTGAATACTTAGACTTTGCACTGACAGATGGGAAATGAAAACAAGACACACAGATTTGTTTTTCAAGATGTATAGAACAAACTAAGCCAAAAGACttggaattattttttcaaatatgacATTTTTCTATACCTATAGTCATTCCAATTTCAGGATATAAAAAATAGACAACTCACAACTCCGGAGTCCTCTGATTTACAAATTTACTTCTATAATCTAATCACTTGACTCTAAGTACCTTTTAAAAACTTGCATACAACATTTTCATCACTTTTCATTAAAATCTGCTCAAACGCAACAGCGAATTGGAGGACCCCAAAGCCCCAGTTTTTTCCTTCCTAAAATTTGACTGACTAGGATTTTTTGCCTACGATGAGTGGGCTGATTTTTGGAAGCTCTAATGGATTTTTATGGAGGCTTCATAAACACTTGGCATTAGCAGGGCTGGATTCAGGagtgtctttcttcttctatgAAAACACTGTGTAAAGTATTTCATTGGTAAATGGCTacagaaaactggaaacacaCACTTTTTGTGCATCTATAAAAATCATGGTAATGGTCTAGAAGGAAGATGAATAAATCTAAAGAGTTTGTTACTGTACTTTGTTCTAGGATCTGAAATTTTGGCACTTTGTATAACTGTATTCTTTGTAATTTCAGAAGGACCTTAGCAATCTGGGGCAAAGAGGCAGCTGTGGAGGTTTTAATtacattttcctaaaaaaaaattgtttttgctttgaataaaaaaaattaaaaacaaagaaatattatctttagttttttatttaaaatttcacagtaagtcccctt
The sequence above is a segment of the Penaeus monodon isolate SGIC_2016 chromosome 25, NSTDA_Pmon_1, whole genome shotgun sequence genome. Coding sequences within it:
- the LOC119589366 gene encoding glutathione S-transferase theta-1-like, producing MAASLTLYVDHISQPARALSLLCRAIRAPHHEHHIKLLKGEHMRKDTCVTPFKKSHKENVIKTSTAASLPQIAKVLLKLQRIQLYKVPKFQILEQKLPKISPLIVGKKSYCAALRFIANKYDSTGKWYPQDLEVRCKVDEYLDWQHLNTRAHGMGFFRNKILLPALKKSEPDMKVVNEHKKELGRVERDFKNYFLGSKPFIASDHITIADLLAACEFEQPIAGGYSMSQPIQDFIERVKSQIGPDYDELHSTMRDFAAKASR